In a single window of the Serratia quinivorans genome:
- the fadJ_3 gene encoding Fatty acid oxidation complex subunit alpha — translation MVRTGLDSGSASGYEAEARAFGELAMTPQSAALRSLFFASTALKKERGGNAQPHALHRIGILGGGLMGGGIACVTATRGGLPVRIKDVNETGINHALKYSWDVLSKRVRSKRMRPAERQKQMMLISGSTDYSGFDQVDVVIEAVFEDLSLKQQMVAEIEQHAAPHTIFASNTSSLPIGQIAAKAQRPEQVIGLHYFSPVDKMPLVEVIPHATTSEETIATTVALAHKQGKTAIVVADRAGFYVNRILAPYINEAARCLLEGEPIESLDKALVDFGFPVGPITLLDEVGIDVGTKISPVLVEQLGPRFAAPAAFDAVLKDGRKGRKNGRGFYLYPSEGQQRQRHKRADTSVYILLGITPKSHLQQAVIAQRCVMMMLNEAARCLDEGVIRSARDGDIGAVFGIGFPPFLGGPFRYMDQLGVEKVVKTLEYLQRQHGEYFAPCERLQRMAQQGERFYPQGS, via the coding sequence GTGGTGCGTACCGGCCTGGATAGTGGTAGCGCCAGCGGTTATGAAGCCGAGGCCAGAGCCTTCGGCGAGTTGGCTATGACCCCGCAGTCAGCGGCGTTACGCAGCCTGTTCTTTGCCTCTACCGCGTTGAAGAAAGAGCGCGGTGGCAATGCGCAACCTCACGCATTGCATCGTATCGGTATCCTCGGTGGCGGCTTGATGGGCGGAGGGATTGCCTGCGTGACCGCTACGCGCGGCGGCCTGCCGGTACGAATTAAAGACGTTAACGAAACGGGCATTAACCACGCATTAAAATACAGCTGGGATGTGCTCAGCAAACGGGTTCGCAGTAAACGCATGCGCCCGGCAGAGCGACAAAAACAGATGATGTTGATCTCCGGTTCGACCGATTACAGCGGTTTTGATCAGGTGGACGTGGTGATTGAGGCGGTGTTTGAAGATTTGTCACTCAAGCAGCAGATGGTAGCCGAAATCGAACAACACGCGGCCCCGCACACTATTTTTGCCTCCAATACCTCATCGCTGCCGATTGGCCAGATTGCCGCCAAGGCGCAGCGGCCGGAGCAGGTGATTGGCCTGCATTATTTCAGCCCGGTCGATAAAATGCCGCTGGTGGAGGTAATCCCCCATGCCACGACCAGCGAAGAAACCATTGCCACCACCGTGGCGTTGGCGCACAAGCAGGGCAAGACGGCGATTGTGGTTGCCGATCGCGCTGGTTTCTACGTTAACCGCATTTTGGCTCCTTATATAAATGAAGCGGCGCGTTGTCTGTTGGAAGGTGAGCCGATCGAATCTCTGGACAAGGCGCTGGTCGATTTCGGCTTCCCGGTCGGGCCAATAACCCTGCTCGATGAAGTGGGTATTGACGTCGGTACCAAGATAAGTCCGGTACTGGTGGAGCAGTTGGGTCCGCGCTTTGCCGCCCCGGCGGCCTTCGATGCGGTGCTGAAAGACGGACGTAAAGGGCGCAAGAACGGCCGTGGCTTCTATCTGTATCCGAGCGAAGGCCAGCAACGTCAGCGGCACAAACGCGCCGATACCTCGGTATATATTCTGCTTGGCATTACACCGAAGTCGCATTTGCAGCAGGCGGTTATTGCCCAGCGTTGCGTGATGATGATGCTGAATGAAGCGGCGCGCTGTCTGGATGAAGGTGTGATCCGTAGCGCACGCGACGGTGACATCGGCGCAGTGTTCGGTATTGGCTTCCCACCGTTCCTTGGCGGGCCATTCCGTTATATGGATCAGCTGGGCGTCGAGAAGGTGGTTAAAACGCTGGAGTACCTGCAGCGCCAGCACGGGGAATATTTTGCGCCCTGTGAACGTTTGCAGCGCATGGCCCAGCAGGGCGAGCGCTTCTATCCGCAGGGGTCTTGA
- the sixA gene encoding Phosphohistidine phosphatase sixA has translation MAAWLNTKSVDIERVLVSPYLRAEQTLATVREALTLPASEEVLPELTPGGDASQVGSYLQVLAQQGISSVLIVSHLPLVGYLVAELCPGECPPMFATSAIANVDLAADGSYGKFEWQVSPSQVMAKV, from the coding sequence ATGGCGGCCTGGTTAAATACCAAGTCTGTGGATATTGAACGAGTGCTGGTCAGCCCCTATCTGCGGGCCGAGCAGACGCTGGCCACGGTGCGCGAAGCCTTGACCTTGCCGGCGAGCGAAGAAGTGCTGCCTGAGTTGACGCCGGGCGGGGACGCCAGCCAGGTGGGCAGTTATTTGCAGGTGCTGGCACAGCAGGGGATCAGCTCGGTGCTGATTGTCTCTCACTTGCCGCTGGTGGGTTACCTGGTGGCTGAGCTTTGCCCGGGTGAATGTCCGCCGATGTTTGCCACCTCGGCAATCGCCAACGTTGATTTGGCGGCAGACGGTAGCTACGGTAAATTTGAATGGCAGGTCAGTCCGTCGCAGGTGATGGCTAAAGTGTAG
- a CDS encoding Smr domain, producing the protein MKNKHPLSKDELQLFRESVVDAKKLRQDTIVHRKPKPKTKQIAPQRLLQEQVDASHYFSDEYQPQLEEEGPTRYVRPGYSAFELKKLRRGDYSPELFLDLHGLTQMQAKQELGALIAACRREHVHCACVMHGHGKHILKQQTPLWLAQHPDVLVFHQAPKEWGGTAAILLLVELAE; encoded by the coding sequence ATGAAGAACAAGCACCCTCTGAGCAAAGATGAATTGCAGCTCTTCAGAGAGTCGGTAGTAGACGCAAAAAAGCTGCGTCAGGACACCATTGTCCACCGTAAACCCAAGCCAAAAACCAAACAGATTGCCCCGCAGCGCCTGCTGCAGGAACAGGTGGACGCCAGTCATTATTTCTCGGATGAATACCAACCGCAGTTGGAAGAGGAAGGCCCGACGCGCTATGTTCGCCCCGGTTACAGTGCTTTTGAGCTGAAAAAACTGCGCCGCGGTGACTATTCACCGGAGCTGTTTCTCGATTTGCACGGCCTGACCCAAATGCAGGCCAAGCAGGAGCTGGGCGCACTGATCGCCGCTTGCCGCCGCGAACACGTGCACTGTGCCTGTGTGATGCACGGCCACGGCAAGCATATCCTTAAACAGCAAACACCGCTGTGGCTGGCGCAGCATCCCGACGTACTGGTGTTCCACCAGGCGCCCAAGGAATGGGGCGGGACCGCGGCCATCTTGCTGCTGGTCGAACTGGCCGAGTAA
- the prmB gene encoding 50S ribosomal protein L3 glutamine methyltransferase: protein MRLNHESQCLPEGKLDKIFVEEAVNELHTIQDMLRWTVSRFNAADIYYGHGTDNPWDEAVQLVLPSLFLPLDIPEDMHTARLTSSERHRIVERVIRRVNERIPVAYLTNKAWFCDLEFYVDERVLVPRSPIGELINDRFSALIPHSPSHILDMCTGSGCIAIACGYAFPDAEVDAVDISADVLAVTERNIQALGVEQQVTPIRSDLFRDLPAIQYDLIVTNPPYVDAEDMSDLPEEFRFEPELGLAAGSDGLKLVRRILACAPDYLSDDGVLICEVGNSMVHLMEQYPDIPFSWLEFENGGDGVFMLTKQQLVDCKEHFSLYRS, encoded by the coding sequence ATGCGGCTAAATCATGAATCACAGTGCCTGCCGGAGGGCAAATTGGACAAAATTTTCGTCGAGGAAGCAGTGAATGAACTGCACACCATTCAAGATATGCTGCGTTGGACAGTAAGCCGTTTTAACGCCGCCGATATCTACTATGGTCACGGAACCGATAATCCGTGGGACGAAGCGGTGCAATTGGTGCTGCCAAGCCTGTTCCTGCCGCTGGATATTCCAGAGGACATGCACACTGCACGTTTGACCTCCAGCGAACGCCACCGCATCGTTGAACGCGTGATCCGCCGCGTCAATGAGCGTATTCCGGTAGCCTACCTGACCAACAAAGCCTGGTTCTGCGACCTGGAGTTTTATGTCGATGAGCGCGTGCTGGTACCGCGTTCCCCGATTGGCGAATTGATCAACGATCGCTTCAGCGCACTGATCCCTCATTCGCCGAGCCATATTCTCGACATGTGTACCGGCAGCGGCTGTATTGCCATTGCCTGCGGCTATGCTTTCCCGGATGCGGAAGTGGACGCGGTAGACATCTCCGCCGACGTGCTGGCGGTGACCGAGCGCAATATTCAGGCGCTGGGCGTTGAACAGCAGGTGACTCCGATCCGTTCCGATCTGTTCCGCGATCTTCCGGCGATCCAGTACGATCTGATTGTCACCAACCCACCGTACGTTGATGCAGAAGACATGTCTGATCTGCCGGAAGAGTTCCGCTTTGAACCTGAACTGGGTCTGGCGGCGGGTAGCGACGGTCTGAAGCTGGTGCGTCGCATTCTGGCCTGTGCGCCGGATTACCTGAGCGACGACGGCGTGCTGATTTGTGAAGTGGGTAACAGCATGGTACATCTGATGGAACAGTATCCGGATATTCCGTTCAGCTGGCTGGAGTTTGAAAACGGCGGTGACGGGGTGTTCATGCTGACCAAACAGCAACTGGTAGATTGCAAAGAGCATTTCAGCCTCTACCGCAGCTAA